The following coding sequences lie in one Sphingomonas sp. M1-B02 genomic window:
- a CDS encoding phosphoserine transaminase, whose amino-acid sequence MTDSAVTDATAASAAKPATKPARPYFSSGPCAKPPGWDASKLAVDSLGRSHRSKIGKTRLQYAIDLMREMLKLPDTHRIGIVPGSDTGAFEMAMWTMLGAKPVTALAWESFGEGWVTDAVKQLKIDPTVLRADYGQLPDLAAVDWSNDVLFTWNGTTSGVRVPNGDWIPDDREGLSFADATSAVFAYDLPWDKIDVATFSWQKVLGGEGGHGVLILGPRAVERLETYSPAWPLPKVFRLVSKGKLTEGVFKGETINTPSMLAVEDAIFALEWAKRLGGLEGLIARSDANAAALEEIVATRDWLGNLAADASIRSTTSVCLTVEGADEALIKTMASLLEKEGAALDVAGYRDAPPGLRIWCGATVETADVEALGPWLDWAYATARAS is encoded by the coding sequence ATGACTGATTCTGCCGTTACCGACGCCACAGCCGCGTCCGCCGCCAAGCCCGCAACGAAGCCGGCGCGCCCCTATTTCTCCTCCGGTCCCTGCGCCAAGCCTCCGGGCTGGGATGCGTCCAAGCTTGCCGTGGATTCGCTCGGCCGCTCGCATCGCTCGAAGATCGGCAAGACCCGCTTGCAATATGCGATCGACCTGATGCGCGAGATGCTCAAGCTCCCCGACACGCATCGTATCGGCATCGTTCCCGGCTCCGACACCGGCGCTTTCGAAATGGCGATGTGGACGATGCTGGGCGCAAAGCCGGTCACCGCGCTCGCCTGGGAAAGCTTCGGCGAAGGCTGGGTGACCGACGCAGTCAAGCAGCTCAAGATCGACCCCACGGTGCTGCGCGCCGATTATGGCCAGCTGCCCGATCTGGCCGCGGTCGATTGGTCGAACGACGTGCTGTTCACCTGGAACGGTACCACCTCGGGCGTGCGCGTCCCCAATGGCGATTGGATCCCCGACGATCGCGAAGGGCTGAGCTTCGCCGACGCGACCAGCGCGGTGTTCGCCTATGACCTTCCCTGGGACAAGATCGATGTCGCCACTTTCTCCTGGCAGAAGGTGCTGGGCGGCGAAGGCGGCCACGGCGTCCTGATCCTCGGCCCCCGCGCCGTCGAGCGGCTGGAGACCTATTCCCCCGCCTGGCCGCTGCCCAAGGTGTTCCGCCTGGTCTCCAAGGGCAAGCTGACCGAAGGCGTGTTCAAGGGCGAGACGATCAATACCCCCTCGATGCTCGCGGTCGAGGACGCGATCTTCGCGCTCGAATGGGCGAAGCGCCTGGGCGGGCTCGAAGGGCTGATCGCCCGCTCGGACGCCAATGCCGCCGCACTTGAGGAGATCGTCGCGACCCGCGACTGGCTGGGCAATCTTGCCGCCGATGCGTCGATCCGCTCGACCACCAGCGTCTGCCTGACCGTCGAAGGCGCCGACGAAGCGCTGATCAAGACGATGGCGTCGCTGCTCGAGAAGGAAGGCGCGGCGCTCGACGTCGCCGGCTATCGCGACGCTCCTCCCGGCTTGCGCATCTGGTGCGGCGCGACCGTCGAGACCGCCGATGTGGAGGCGCTCGGCCCCTGGCTCGACTGGGCCTACGCGACCGCCCGCGCCTCGTAA
- a CDS encoding sterol desaturase family protein: MIEGLRTGLEGLLAGAWTQLGGTLLMPGSTHSIAALAVTLACFVVLAVPRGRKRPVRLAVLRRVLLPRRLFGSASGRTDLAYFLFGLLFAGALVGWAVFSAEQVRHFAAGVLGAPPAPRLPGWANALIATPILFLAYEFAYWLDHWLMHRVPILWHFHKVHHQAESLSIFTNGRVHPLESIGFYNLVALILGLTGALLEQVLGVATPLALGGTNLLIMTAAILVTHLQHSHLWVGFGPRWGRVLLGPAHHQIHHSADPRHFNTNLGSSLALFDRLFGTFHMPAPKREALRFGVEDGETDPHGVRAALFEPFAASARSLARVSIRASTPPAAPDPSSSR, encoded by the coding sequence ATGATCGAGGGATTGCGGACCGGATTGGAAGGGCTGCTGGCGGGTGCATGGACCCAGCTTGGCGGGACCCTGCTCATGCCCGGATCGACGCATTCGATCGCGGCGCTGGCGGTGACGCTCGCCTGCTTCGTCGTGCTGGCGGTCCCGCGCGGGCGCAAGCGGCCGGTGCGGCTCGCGGTCTTGCGCCGCGTGCTGCTTCCGCGGCGGCTGTTCGGCAGCGCGTCGGGGCGCACCGATCTGGCCTATTTCCTGTTCGGCTTGCTGTTTGCAGGTGCGCTGGTCGGCTGGGCGGTCTTTTCGGCCGAGCAGGTGCGGCACTTTGCGGCGGGCGTGCTGGGGGCGCCGCCTGCGCCGCGGCTACCGGGCTGGGCGAATGCCCTGATCGCGACGCCGATCCTCTTCCTCGCTTATGAATTCGCCTACTGGCTCGATCATTGGCTGATGCACCGCGTGCCGATCCTGTGGCACTTCCACAAGGTCCATCACCAGGCCGAGAGCCTGTCGATCTTCACCAACGGACGTGTCCATCCGCTCGAATCGATCGGCTTCTACAATCTGGTGGCGCTGATTCTGGGGCTGACCGGCGCGCTGCTCGAACAGGTGCTGGGCGTGGCGACTCCGCTTGCGCTGGGCGGTACGAACCTGCTCATCATGACCGCCGCGATCCTGGTGACGCATCTCCAGCATTCGCATCTCTGGGTCGGCTTCGGCCCGCGCTGGGGCCGGGTGCTGCTGGGCCCCGCGCATCACCAGATCCACCATTCGGCGGACCCGCGGCACTTCAACACCAATCTGGGCAGCAGCCTTGCCCTGTTCGACCGGCTGTTCGGCACCTTCCACATGCCCGCGCCCAAGCGCGAGGCGCTGCGCTTCGGCGTCGAGGATGGCGAGACCGATCCGCATGGCGTGCGCGCGGCATTGTTCGAGCCGTTCGCGGCTTCGGCGCGGAGCCTGGCTAGGGTTTCGATACGGGCTTCCACGCCGCCAGCAGCCCCCGATCCGTCATCCAGTCGGTGA
- a CDS encoding alpha/beta hydrolase translates to MVRLLAMLCSALALIGPALAQQPPPAPQRIALWADGAPGFESRKSIPEQSEAYRTKPINDPSITYFPARAGRETGAAVVLMPGGAHEFLVITSEGNDAARWFNERGIAAFVLRYRLFRGTDSPYKFEHARQDAERAMRLIRSRADTWKLDPKRIGVVGFSAGGELARVTLLSPPLPAPGKGDAVDRLSARPDFGVLVFPGPLHAEEKIDKDSPPLLMTATNDDACCSQPIIDLLNAYRAAGASSELHMYAAGGHAFNMGETTPMVSLRNWPARITDWMTDRGLLAAWKPVSKP, encoded by the coding sequence ATGGTCAGACTGCTCGCAATGCTGTGCTCGGCGCTTGCCCTGATAGGGCCCGCCCTCGCCCAGCAGCCGCCGCCCGCGCCGCAACGCATCGCGCTCTGGGCCGATGGCGCGCCAGGTTTCGAGAGCCGCAAGTCGATCCCCGAGCAGTCGGAAGCCTATAGGACCAAGCCGATCAACGATCCCAGCATCACCTATTTCCCCGCGCGCGCCGGGCGCGAGACCGGCGCTGCGGTGGTGCTCATGCCGGGCGGCGCGCACGAATTCCTGGTGATCACCAGCGAGGGCAATGATGCCGCACGCTGGTTCAACGAGCGCGGGATCGCCGCCTTCGTCCTGCGCTACCGCCTCTTCCGCGGCACCGATTCGCCGTACAAGTTCGAACATGCCCGCCAGGATGCGGAGCGCGCGATGCGGCTGATCCGCAGCCGCGCCGACACATGGAAGCTCGACCCCAAACGGATCGGCGTGGTCGGCTTCTCCGCCGGCGGCGAACTGGCGCGGGTGACCCTGCTCAGCCCGCCGCTGCCGGCGCCCGGCAAGGGAGATGCCGTGGACCGCCTTTCGGCGCGTCCCGATTTCGGTGTGCTCGTCTTTCCCGGGCCGCTCCATGCCGAAGAGAAGATCGACAAGGATTCGCCGCCTTTGCTGATGACCGCAACCAACGACGATGCCTGCTGCTCGCAGCCGATCATCGACTTGCTCAACGCCTATCGCGCCGCGGGCGCCTCGTCGGAACTGCACATGTATGCGGCCGGCGGCCATGCCTTCAACATGGGCGAGACCACGCCGATGGTGTCCTTGCGCAACTGGCCCGCGCGCATCACCGACTGGATGACGGATCGGGGGCTGCTGGCGGCGTGGAAGCCCGTATCGAAACCCTAG